From a region of the Oryza sativa Japonica Group chromosome 6, ASM3414082v1 genome:
- the LOC4339872 gene encoding uncharacterized protein: MEFEEDSASFHGGEGVTCILHRPKKMLLELEQAPLGHDVSQRGGAMPTPFHGGEGVTGVLRWVVIPNPIYGGDAGLLHVHNNKKTLAIREQVSVSPGREPGVKNRTSVCKRRPRTFISLRLLLRSSGLHIHHIVSDYKDRNEEEYEGMNISLLEEASVQKADAKPVYCTKFLSDWVCSLRNFKWKVVAGIHQALVPNEYSWEEVMGSPIIQYAGGCSLSACSVCIDRLAFERIHGRGSFAWRVESPPAKLRKECLKRNAWSQESGGKSDRVLDVIIDIGGLPTTDGIIMLPWLLCSVKW; the protein is encoded by the exons ATGGAATTCGAGGAGGATTCGGCCTCCTTCCATGGCGGCGAGGGCGTCACCTGCATTCTTCACCGCCCCAAGAAGATGCTGCTGGAGCTCGAGCAGGCGCCCCTGGGCCACGACGTCAGCCAGCGCGGGGGCGCGATGCCGACCCCCTtccacggcggcgagggcgtcaCCGGCGTACTGCGCTG GGTTGTGATTCCGAACCCCATCTACGGCGGTGACGCCGGCCTTCTACATGtgcacaacaacaagaagacgCTGGCCATCCGCGAGCAGGTGTCAGTGTCGCCTGGCCGCGAACCCGGCGTCAAGAACAGGACATCCGTGTGCAAGCGGCGTCCTCGG ACGTTCATCTCCCTTCGTCTGCTTCTCAGAAGCAGTGGGCTCCATATACATCACATTGTATCAG ATTACAAGGATAGGAATGAAGAGGAATATGAGGGAATGAACATATCACTCTTGGAGGAGGCCTCAGTGCAGAAGGCTGATGCAAAACCTGTGTACTGCACAAAGTTTCTATCTGACTGGGTTTGCAGCTTAAGAAATTTTAAGTGGAAAGTAGTGGCAGGGATTCACCAAGCATTAGTACCGAATGAATACAGTTGGGAAGAAGTAATGGGCTCACCAATTATTCAATACGCAG GAGGCTGCTCGCTCTCGGCGTGCAGTGTATGTATCGACCGGCTTGCGTTTGAGAGAATCCATGGGAGAGGATCCTTTGCATGGAGGGTAGAATCACCCCCTGCAAAACTCAGAAAAGAATGCCTTAAGAGGAATGCCTGGTCACAGGAAAGTGGTGGGAAATCTGACAGGGTGCTGGATGTAATCATTGACATCGGAGGGCTACCAACGACTGACG gaaTTATCATGTTACCTTGGTTGCTTTGCAGCGTCAAATGGTAG
- the LOC9270724 gene encoding WAT1-related protein At4g01440: MGWWLGGGLPVIAMLALNVVAAVLVSLVKVAMDGGLNPLVLVTLQQLTAAIFLGPIAYFKERKSRPKLTLEIFTYLFVSAALGAALRQYMIFVALRYTTATFVTAFSNIAPVLTFLLAILTRSESLNLRRKTGIAKLVGTLISVAGAMVLTFYKGVAVTHTTKIHHATAAAAVAAEAAMSSRNWTLGTVAILGNCVCLSCWFLLHSRLAKKYPHVYSCNAFMCMFSFLQVAVVGLSTQRNVSVWIVRTKFHILTILYAGVVGCGLSFVLLTWCIEKRGPVFVAAFIPVVQIIVSVIDFTVLHEQLFLGSVLGSVLVIGGLYLLLWGKRQEALHLPPKVAEHDKEQQQQQQQQQQQQQQQQVQL; the protein is encoded by the exons ATGGGGTGGTGGCTCGGAGGTGGCCTGCCGGTCATCGCCATGCTGGCTCTCAACGTCGTCGCGGCGGTGTTGGTGTCGCTCGTcaaggtcgccatggacggcgGCCTCAACCCTCTCGTCCTCGTCACTCTTCAGCAGCTCACGGCCGCCATCTTCCTCGGCCCAATTGCCTACTTCAAAGAGAG GAAGTCCAGGCCAAAGCTCACACTGGAGATCTTCACTTATCTCTTCGTCAGTGCTGCGCTCGG GGCAGCTCTAAGGCAGTACATGATCTTCGTTGCTTTGAGATACACCACGGCGACCTTCGTCACTGCCTTCTCCAATATCGCTCCTGTCCTCACATTCTTGCTTGCCATCCTAACACG GTCAGAATCACTGAACCTGAGGAGAAAGACAGGCATTGCAAAGCTTGTGGGCACGCTGATATCAGTAGCAGGAGCCATGGTGCTGACATTTTACAAGGGCGTGGCTGTCACCCACACAACCAAGATCCACcatgcaacagcagcagcagcagtagcagcagaaGCAGCCATGAGCAGCAGGAACTGGACGCTGGGCACGGTGGCCATCCTGGGCAACTGCGTGTGCCTCTCCTGCTGGTTCCTCCTCCACAGCAGGCTCGCCAAGAAGTACCCCCATGTCTACTCCTGCAATGCCTTCATGtgcatgttcagcttcctccagGTGGCCGTCGTCGGCCTCTCCACACAACGCAACGTCTCCGTCTGGATCGTCAGGACCAAGTTCCACATACTCACCATCCTCTACGCC gGTGTGGTGGGGTGTGGCCTTTCGTTTGTGCTACTGACATGGTGCATCGAGAAGCGCGGTCCAGTGTTCGTCGCAGCCTTCATTCCGGTGGTGCAGATCATTGTTTCAGTGATTGACTTCACTGTCCTCCATGAACAGCTCTTCCTTGGAAG CGTGCTGGGATCTGTACTTGTGATAGGTGGCCTTTATCTTCTGCTGTGGGGCAAGAGGCAGGAGGCCTTGCACCTCCCTCCAAAAGTTGCTGAACATGATAAagagcagcaacagcaacagcaacagcaacagcagcaacaacagcagcagcaagtgcAACTCTGA
- the LFNR1 gene encoding ferredoxin--NADP reductase, leaf isozyme 1, chloroplastic, with amino-acid sequence MAAVTAAAVSTSAAAAVTKASPSPAHCFLPCPPRTRAAHQRGLLLRAQVSTTDAAAVAAAPAKKEKISKKHDEGVVTNKYRPKEPYVGKCLLNTKITADDAPGETWHMVFSTEGEIPYREGQSIGVIADGVDKNGKPHKLRLYSIASSALGDFGDSKTVSLCVKRLVYTNDQGEIVKGVCSNFLCDLKPGSDVKITGPVGKEMLMPKDPNANIIMLATGTGIAPFRSFLWKMFFEKYDDYKFNGLAWLFLGVPTSSSLLYKEEFDKMKAKAPENFRVDYAVSREQTNAQGEKMYIQTRMAEYKEELWELLKKDHTYVYMCGLKGMEKGIDDIMVSLAAKDGIDWADYKKQLKKGEQWNVEVY; translated from the exons ATGGCCGCCGTCACGGCTGCGGccgtctccacctccgccgctgctGCAGTCACCAAGGCATCGCCGTCCCCCGCCCACTGCTTCCTGCCATGCCCGCCAAGAACCAGAGCCGCCCACCAGCGCGGCCTGCTGCTGCGCGCGCAGGTGTccaccaccgacgccgccgccgtcgccgccgcgccggccaagAAGGAGAAGATATCCAAGAAGCATGACGAGGGCGTCGTCACCAACAAGTACAGGCCCAAGGAGCCCTACGTCGGCAAGTGCCTCCTCAACACCAAGATCACCGCCGACGACGCGCCCGGCGAGACATGGCACATGGTCTTCAGCACCGAGG GTGAGATCCCCTACAGAGAGGGGCAGTCCATCGGCGTCATCGCCGACGGCGTCGACAAGAACGGCAAGCCGCACAAGCTCAGGCTCTACTCCATCGCCAGCAGCGCTCTCGGCGACTTCGGCGACTCCAAGACC GTTTCACTCTGCGTCAAGAGGCTCGTTTACACCAACGACCAGGGAGAGATTGTCAAAGGAGTCTGCTCCAACTTCCTCT GTGACTTGAAGCCTGGTTCTGATGTCAAGATAACCGGACCAGTAGGCAAAGAAATGCTCATGCCCAAAGATCCCAATGCTAATATTATAATG CTTGCGACCGGTACTGGTATTGCCCCGTTCCGCTCATTCTTGTGGAAAATGTTTTTTGAGAAGTATGATGACTACAAG TTCAATGGTCTGGCTTGGCTCTTCTTGGGAGTCCCAACTAGCAGTTCTTTACTCTACAAGGAG GAGTTTGACAAAATGAAGGCGAAAGCGCCAGAGAACTTCCGGGTCGATTATGCTGTGAGCAGGGAGCAGACCAATGCTCAAGGAGAGAAGATGTACATTCAGACCAGGATGGCAGAGTACAAGGAAGAGCTGTGGGAGCTCCTGAAGAAGGACCACACCTATGTGTACATGTGTGGACTGAAAGGCATGGAGAAGGGTATTGATGACATTATGGTGTCATTGGCTGCAAAAGATG GAATCGACTGGGCTGATTACAAGAAGCAACTGAAGAAGGGCGAGCAATGGAACGTGGAAGTCTACTAA
- the LOC4339875 gene encoding B3 domain-containing protein Os06g0107800 yields the protein MATIVAWESRNLQLQGGGGGHGGGGGGGGGERREYMFEKVVTPSDVGKLNRLVVPKHYAEKYFPLGPAARTSPAGTVLCFEDARGGDSTWRFRYSYWSSSQSYVITKGWSRYVRDKRLAAGDTVSFCRAGARLFIDCRKRAASVSSSSLVPPALIKVQLPPSRPVVDEEEAACGRRCLRLFGVDLQLRADASPALDLQL from the coding sequence ATGGCCACCATTGTTGCATGGGAGAGTAGAAACCTGCAGctgcaaggaggaggaggtggccatggcggtggcggcggcggtggcggcggcgagcggcgggagtaCATGTTCGAGAAGGTGGTGACGCCGAGCGACGTGGGGAAGCTGAACAGGCTGGTGGTGCCGAAGCACTACGCCGAGAAGTACTTCCCGCtggggccggcggcgaggaccaGCCCGGCGGGCACCGTGCTGTGCTTCGAGGACGCGCGGGGCGGCGACAGCACGTGGCGCTTCCGCTACTCCTACTGGAGCAGCAGCCAGAGCTACGTCATCACCAAGGGATGGAGCCGCTACGTCCGCGAcaagcgcctcgccgccggcgacaccgTCTCCTTCTGCCGCGCCGGTGCCCGCCTCTTCATCGACTGCCGGAAGCGCGCCGCCTCCGTGTCGTCCTCGTCGCTGGTGCCACCGGCCTTGATCAAGGTGCagctgccgccgtcgcggcctgtcgtcgacgaggaggaggctgcgTGTGGCCGGCGGTGCCTCCGGCTGTTCGGCGTGGACCTCCAGCTCCGCGCCGATGCCTCGCCGGCGCTGGATTTGCAGCTTTGA